The Mya arenaria isolate MELC-2E11 chromosome 15, ASM2691426v1 genomic sequence TATGTCTCTTGATCAAATGAGTGAGAAACAATGTTCAAGCCTTGAAGGCACCTTTGATGAGTTTGTTATGCCTCTGGTGTAAATGTAAGAGTGTGTTTACAGGTTCCTGTTTGATAACCAGAGTCCAGCCCATGTTTACTACCGATGGAAGTTGTTCTCTATTTTAAATGTGAGTATGCTACCTATTGCTTACAAGTAATGGTGTAATATagcctttttagctcaccttagccgtaggctgagggtgagctattaGGATCAATAATTGTCCGTCAtccgtccacacttagtttgttaacactttagtggtcacatttttgcctcaaaTGTCACCAAACTTTGTCAGGATGTTTGTTCCAGTAATTACTCTGACGAGTTCGAATATTGGTCATcgggggtcaaaaactaggtcaccgagcccaaatatggaaaaaccttgttaacactctagaggtaacattttcagcccaaatacctggaaatttgtcagaaaagttgttttgatgatttctagctcaagttcgaatatgggtcatctggggtcaaaaacttcTGTAAATTTAACTAACATTAAACTGCTGAACAGTAATCTGAATTACTGTACAATACTAATAATTCATCATACCATCTGCAGGGTGATCAGCCATACAAGTGGCGACTGGAGGAATTCAGGATGTTCAAAAGCGGGTCATACTGGAAGCCCCCGCCCCTCAACCCATATACCCAGGGGATGCCTGAGGAACTGGTAGACCCGGGCGATCTAGACGTTATACCCGAGGACCAAATACCAGATAACCCATATGACGCTGTGCAGAAGGGAAAACTCACTGACAGGTAGGGCTTACaccatataaaataacattgaacTGAAGATCAGTTGTAACATGTAGGTCAGAGTGTGGTTGCCATTAACCTTCTTGATATTTTAGGGTTATGAGAACAACTTGgggattttttgttttaagctCATCAATTTGGTTTTGTGATTGTATAAATGCAggattttgcattatttcttcCGGAAGTTGTTACCCACATGTGAAGacttttttcacaaataataatttcttgCATGTTTCAGCAATGTTCGATGGAATGGTGAAATAGCATATCACCCGCCATGATTCAACAAACCATTCAATGGAACATTATCATAGCAATTATTTCTACTGTGAATATAAACCACACTTAATAAAAGTTAAACCAAAGCATGCTCGCCTGCATTTTGCAGCCAGCGTGATCGTCTAGAAGACATTCTGCGAGACCTGTCCCCGGAGCGTCCCAAGGTTGGTGAGGCCATGGTCTGGTGTCTTGACCACGCTGACTCTGCAGAGGAGGTGGTGGAGTGCATCTCTGAGGCTCTTTCCATACTCCAGACTCCCATTCCGAAAAAGGTACAACTTTTTGATTCTTTTTAAGAGAAAGATGCAGGTTTTGTCATATTCTTAGTTTCATTGTTGCCTTCAAAAGCATTTATCTTGGTCTCAActtaaaaatagtgaaaaaaagaCAGAAAGTTATTTACAAGCTTGGTACCTATactaacaataaaaatgttcttGTGTATGAAGTTCCTTCAGtcttgtaaacatatttgatgAGATTCATTCCTTTATCAACTGTTTATCATTACAGTTGTCATCAGCTTCTGATATTAGTGTTACACTAtcggaaattaaaaaaaaacactgtgcATACAAAAGATATGCCTAAGTATAATCTACAGATGATTGTGaacaattttttgtttacttccttgtttatatatatatcaataaatacataGCATGGCCTTAAAAAATGGGGCAATTTTCAGAATTAAGTTATCCTTTAAGGTTTTCTAAATAACCTGATATTGTTGCCTACACAGTTTTTCTTATTCGGCTATGATACAAGTAGAAGTATTTTTAAAGTtctaataacattattattttaaaatgatacttcGAATGAAGTTGACACTATGTTTGACTTTTTCAGATTGCTAGGTTGTTTCTAGTGTCAGATATCCTCTTCAACAGTAGTGCTAAAGTCCCGAATGCTTCCTTCTACCGAAGACAGTAAGTAGAGAAGGGATATAATTACAGGACACTTCTGATTACCTGTATCACGTCCATTTCGGTGTGTAAATGCGGATGCATGTTTATACATCGAACAAGAAGTGatacagttaaaaaaaagtgtAATATCATACTTTTCCCTATAACATATgtctattttgatatttttattaccaTAAATGACTGATTATAAGACGCTAGTGAatataggacgcaggcaaaaaaaaatccgttaaaaactcgagaaaaaaacttttaaccTTTACTATGGGTAATTGGACGCgatgaaaaatgttaaagtCGTCTGCCACCATTAGCCaccttgtttgtttacaatgacaattttttattttttattaaaatggcgATGGTGTACCATGCAATATTAgatacaaagcaaaatatggTTCTTTGTTTCATGTTATCATTAATCAGGAAatataactctatcttttatcttatatcatttttgtcCCGTTACTATGcaactttgaaattctggttaaggttttgcatgttagcacacataggttaatatctcagcaactacttcatgtattgcattgagactttattcaatggtactcaaccacccaacctacttgaataacccaagttagataactgtattttgcaaataaatggtgctttgttattggaaattctggttaaaactTTGCATGCAACCACATTCATCTCAGCAagtacatcatgtattgcattgaaatctaattttacagtgatccatgtttcgccaaaagTTTCGAATCCATTCACTGAAAAGCGttgaatagtcgagcgtgctgtctctgtgacagctcttgtttgtatGACATTGCTGGAACAATAAAGCAAGCTGATTATCAACCTCCTGTGCAGCACATGTAAAACGTGCTGATTTTTATTCTCTTGTGTTTGAGGGTCTGTGTGTTTGAGGGTCTGTGTGTTTGAGGGTCTGTGTGTTTGAGGGTCTGTGTGTTTGAGGCTGTGTGTTTGAGTGTCTGTGTGTTTGAGGGTCTGTGTGTTTGAGGGTCTGTGTGTTTGAGTGTCTGTGTGTTTGAAGGTCTGTGTGTTTGAGTGTCTGTGTGTTTGAGGGTCTGTGTGTTTGAGGGTCTGTGTCTGTGTGTTTGAGGGTCTGTGTGTTTGAGGGTCTGTGTGTTTGAGGGTCTGTGTGTTTGAGGGTCTGTGTGTTTGAGGGTCTGTGTGTTTGAGTGTCTGTGTGTTTGAGGGTCTGTGTGTTTGAGTGTCTGTGTGTTTGAGTGTCTGTGTGTTTGAGTGTCTGTGTGTTTGAGGGTCTGTGTGTTTGAGGGTCTGTGTGTTTGAGGGTCTGTGTGTTTGAGTGTCTGTGTGTTTGAGTGTCTGTGTGTTTGAGGGTCTGTGTGTTTGAGGGTCTGTGTGTTTGAGTGTCTGTGTGTTTGAGGGTCTGTGTGTTTGAGTGTCTGTGTGTTTGAGGGTCTGTGTGTTTGAGGGTCTGTGTGTTTGAGTGTCTGTGTGTTTGAGGGTCTGTGTGTTTGAGTGTCTGTGTGTTTGAGGGTCTGTGTGTTTGAGTGTCTGTGTGTTTGAGGGTCTGTGTGTTTGAGTGTCTGTGTGTTTGAGTGTCGCCActtgattttgtttctttgatcaATTATTCAATCGATTGTTTAATTGAACACCCTTACTATGTTTAACATATGAAATTCATGGCTTCACTTTTTTATATCCTTGATGTGCGTGCATCTTTATTTATGACCGATAATTGACATGGTAACTGCAATAATTGATGTATTGTGCCATTGTATTGTCATAAACTGCATGACATAGATGATAGACAGCACAAGACTTGCATGAATTGTTCTATTCTAGGTTTCAGAAGAAACTTCCGGAGATATTCAGAGATGTACATGAGGCTTATGATAACATTGATAGCAGGCTGAAAGCTGAACAGTTTAAGGTAAATGGGGGAAAGGATTCCATGTCGGTGAATGCACATTGTctacaaaaatgttgtaaatcaTACACACTACTAAAAACAATATGGTATTTACATAACAGTTGTTTCCTCTTATCTTGCAGTAAAAGGAAATTACATGCAATTCATCTCTTTCAAGTACATATTGCTTCTCCATAGTGTAGCAAATTGTTCATGTGTATTTAAGGACTTGGCAACATTGAgccataatatgttttaattgttagaATTTGAAAACAAGGAATGAAACTTAGATCCTTTAAGGCATTCACCACAGATATGGCCTTGCTCCAGCCATAGATGATGCTATGTTTTTGGACCTTAGAGGATGGATGTAAATATACTTCAAACATTATAGTTACTGGGATAAGACTGAACCTTGGAATAGGTTGGTGTATAAACTATGTTGTGTGGTTGCAGCAAAAGGTGATGCTGTGTTTCCGTGCGTGGGAAGACTGGGCTATCTACCCTAATGACTACCTGATCAACCTCCAGAACATCTTTCTTGGCCTCGTGCCTAAACAGGTGAGGCCTCCAAATATGTGCTAGCCTGTCCAAAGATCACCACGTGAGGCCCCACAATATATCTTAGTCTGTTACAAGAGCACCAGGTGAGGCTCCGTTAATGAGTGTTAGCTTGTCCAAAGATCACCTGGTGAGGCTCCGTTAATGAGTGTTAGCTTGTCCAAATATCAGGCCCTACAATATGTGATAGCCAGTTAAAAGATCATCAGGTAAGGCCCTGCAATATGTGATAGCCAGTTAAAAGATCATCAAGTAAGGCCCTGCAATATGTGTTAACCTGTCACAAGATGAGGCCCCGAAATATGTCACCATGGGACCATTTTGTCAAGATTCCTAGGGCCAATTTCATACATAGGTGATATTTTTTACAGTACTTTTCAAGGTTTGATAATATCTCATCATgtgtatcatcatcatcatcagtacaTAACTGCTTCTAGGATGCTTAATGAAATGACCCACAGGGGATGAATCGCTTGGATCACTTGATACTTGTCTCTTACAAACTTGAATGTTGGCCAGAATGTATTTATACAGAACCTGGTTACCTTGACCATAAATTTTCTATCGAACCGGCCCGTTGTGTGTCTTTTAGAGAGTCCTACTCAGCAAACTAGAAATCTGCTAAATTTGATGATCAGTCATGATGAGAGTCAGAATTATGAATCACATGACAAGCTTTGGTAATTAGTTGAATATAAGTAATTTTGAATGAACTGATTATGAATTTTAGtctgtgttttatataaatagctaaggtattgttttttgtataaatagCCAAGGTATTGTGAATTGCCTTGGTGTTGTTAGCAGCTTTGTTATCAGCATAAATGTGCAAAACCTTtcaccttggccataactcttattcaaatgaatattgatatatacgtttccagagacaatacactTAAGGCACACAACTCTTCCTTTACGGGTGAAAATTGTTTGTAGTTCAAGTGTCTGGCTCTCAACCAACAAGTTGAGGTTTAAGCCTCACCAGGAATGCATTCTCTTCTTCTCTAAAAATGGCACCAGTCCTGGTTTCTACGCAGCTTAATTAAAGCAGCTGTTCTCACAATCAACtcataaattgtataaacaCTGGCTTTAATTATTGTCGAGTTATGTCCTTTGTTTGACTCACAAACACAGAAGCATTGTAGTTTGCTCCTTCCTCTCGTAAGATGACCATATCAAAGAAATAATTCCTTAACAGCAGGCTACACAGAGAGAGCCGCCATCCCCAAATGCAGACTTTGATGGAGATCCACTACCGGACCCAGACTTTGATGGAATCCCACTTATCCCTGGTGAACTCGCAATAGGACAACCTGCTGTACGAGAGCCAGAAAGACGAGAGGACTTTGACGGCATGCCCCTCGGGGAGGACCTAGATGGGGAACCACGTAAGTGCATTAGATAATTGTATTTGGATAATGTTAAAATCAACTTTATTGTAGGAAAGATCTTAAATGATGTGTATTGCAAGGTTTCTAATAAGAAAAGTTCATTCTAAATGTATAGGCTATTTTTAAGGGATCTGAAAACACAAAAGCtatacaaaaatgtaacaatTATCCATTCTTTCATGTTCACTAGTGGGAGAGGCTGACCTGGATGGAAGACCCCTGCCCATGGAGGAAGAGCCCCCGAAGAAGAAGGAGCCTGTTACTGCAAAGTTCACCAAATCCAAATGGGAGTCTGTGGACGAGACTGAACTAGAAGCTCAAGGTAGGTGTCAGAGGAAGAGAAAGGGGAGGTCTCTGTGTTCAAGGTGTGTGTTGGGGGAAGACAAAGTGGAAGTCAAGTGTGCTCAAGGTAAGTGTCATGGGAAGCCAAAGGAGAGGTCGCTGTGCTCATGGTGTGTGTCGGGGAAGACAAAGGTGAGGTCACTGTGCTTAAGGTGTGTGTTGGGCAAGACAGAGGGGGTATTCAGTGTGCTCAAGGTGAATGTCTGGGGAAGACAGGGGAGGTCACTGTGCTCAATGTGTGTGTCTGGGGAAGACAGGGGAGGTCAGTGTGCTCAAGGTGTGTGTCTGGGGAAGACAGGGGAGGTCACTGTCAGGGGATGTCAGTGTGCTCAAGGTGAGTGTCGGGGGGAAGACAGGGGAGGTCAGTGTGCTCAAGGTGCGTGTCCGGGGAAGACAGGGGAGGTCACTGTGCTCAAGGTGTGTGTCGGGGGAAGACAGGGGAGGTCACTGTGCTCAAGGTGTGTGTCCGGGGAAGACGGGGGAGGTCAGTGTGCTCAAGGTGAGTGTCTGGGGAAGACAGAGAGGAGGTCACTGTGCTCAAGGTGAAGACAGGGGAGGTCAGTGTGCACAAGGTGAGTGTCCGGGGAAGCCTGGGGAGGTCAGTGTGCTCAAGGTGAGTGTCCGGGGAAGACAGGGGAGGTCACTGTGCTCAAGGTGAGTGTCCGGGGAAGACAGGGGAGGTCACTGTGCTCAAGGTGTTTGCCTGGGGAAGACAGGGAAGGTCAGTGTGCTCAAGGTGTCTGGGGAAGACAGGGGAGGTCACTGTGCTAAAGGTGTTTGTCCGGGGAAGACAGGGGAAGTCAGTGTGCTCAAGGTGAGTGTCTGGGGAAGACAGGGGAGGTCACTGTGCTCAAGGTGTGTGTTCGGGGAAGACAGGGGAGGTCAGTGTGCTCAAGGTGAGTGTCTGGGGAAGACAGGGGAGGTCACTGTGCTCAAGGTGTGTGTCCGGGGAAGACAGGGGAGGTCAGTGTGCTCAAGGTGAGTGTGTGGGGAAGACAGGGGAGGTCACTGTGCTCAAGGTGTGTGTCCGGGGAAGACAGGGGAGGTCAGTGTGCTCAAGGTGAGTGTCTGGGGAAGACAGGGGAGGTCACTGTGCTCAAGGTGTGTGTCCGGGGAAGACACGGGATGTCACTGTGCTCAAGGTGTGTGTCCGGGGAAGACAGGGGATGTCAGTGTGCTCAAGGTGTGTGTCCGGGGAGGACAGGGGAGGTCACTGTGCTCAAGGTGTGTGTCCGGGGAAGACAGAGGAGGTCAGTGTGCTCAAGGTGTGTGTACGGGGAAGACAGGGGAGATCAGTGTGCTCAAGGTGTGTGTCCGGGGAAGACAGGGGAGGTCAGTGTGCTCAAGGTGAGTGTCTGGGGAAAACAGGGGAGGTCACTGTGCTCAAGGTGTGTGTCCGGGGAAGACGGGGGAGGTCAGTGTATGGGGAAGTCAGAGTGGAGATTACTGTGCTCTATTTGAGTGTAGGGGAAGACAAGGGAGGCTACTGTGCTCTATGTGAGGCTCAAGGTGGTTCATCCTTATGTAAAGCTAATCTGATAATGAGTGCTTATTGAAAGTCACATGTTTCAAACAGACAACACTGGCATGCTAAGTTATTTTCAGGGTGGCAGGTATTTACATTCATATGATTTTCCTTTTtagatttaattaatttagatTTAAAGTGATGTTCATGTATATGAGACATtttatttcgatttttttcAGCGATGACCACATCAAAGTGGGACCTTCTCGGGGAGGATGAAAACAAGCAGGGAAATGAAGAAGACATTGATGGCCAGTAAGACCTAGTTGTAAAACTAATAGTTTTAGGATTTAGGAGGTAGTGGGTGTGGGTGGGTGTACAGGTGATCTAGTTTTATAGATATCTACCTATTATCTGGGCTTGTCATTTAAGATACCAGCCCTGAGTTGAGTAAATGTGTTTGCAGTTAACATTGACGATTTGCATTAGCTTATAATGCCAGTTTGTCTCATTTTCAGAAACCTCTCCCACAACAACCAGTCCAACCTTTTACACAACAACCAGTCCAACCTCTTACACAGCAACCAGTCCAACCTCTCCAAAGGCAACCAGTCCAACTGTTCCCCAAGCTACAAGTCAAACCTCTCACACAGCAGCCAGTCCaacctttataaacaacaaccaGTCCAACCTTTCATACAGCAACCAGTCTAACCTTTTCCACAGCAACCAGTCCAACCTCTCTCTCATAAAACAGTCAAACTCTTCCACAACCAGTCCAACCTTTTAAACAGCAACCAGTCAAACCCCTCCCACAGCAACCAGTCAAACCTCTCCCACAGCAGCCAGTCAACCCCCTCCCACAGCAACCAGTCTAACCTCTTCCACAGCAACAAGTCGAACCTCCACAACATCAACCATTCTAACCCCTCCCACAGCAACCATTCTAACCCCTCCCACAGCAACCATTCTAACCTCTCCCACAACAATCATTCTAACACCTCCCACAGCAACCAATCCAACCCCTCCCACAGCAACCAGTCAACCCCCTCCCACAGCAACCAGTCTAACCCCTCCCACAGCAACCAGTCTAACCCCTCCCACAGCAACCATTCTAACCCCTCCCACAGCAATCATTCTAACCCCTCCCACAGCAATCATTCTAACCCCTCCCACAGCAACCATTCTAATCCCTCCCACAGCAATCATTCTAACTCCTCCCACAGCAATCATTCTAACTCCTCCCACATCAACTATTCTAACCCCTCCCGCATCAACTATTCTAACCACTCCCACATCAACCAGTCCAACTTCTCCCACAGCAACCAGTCTAACCCCTTCAACAGTAGCGTGTCCAACATCTCCCACAGCAACTAGTCCAACCCCTTCCTCTGCAACCAGTCCATCCTCTCGCACAGCCACTAGTCCTacacttaaaaatgaaaagatgCCATATTTGTTTGTGCAAGTTTAAAGAATTAATTTGTATCACAGGCCTATAGATGATGACCTTGATGGAGAGGAGATGTCAGAGGGGGAGTATGGTGGTGATGACAGTAAGTCTGACATGTCATACGGCACACCCAGACACTCACAGCAGCATGAGATGACCGAGGAACGCAGAAAAAAATTACGAGAAATAGAGGTACGCTAAGGATATTTCTTATGTAACATACTGATGAAGGATGTACATTTGAAGGATGGCTTTAAGTAATGTACCTGCACCAATATACCAGTGTTAGCTGTTTCCTACTATTAGTAGATAAGAAAAGATTGCCtgataattgattttaaaaatttgTGAATAATTCGAAAAAAGGTCAAAGAGCTGAACTTTTGTACATTGATACAATACAAAAGTGATACTGATGTCTTAgaacaaagtttatttcagatttCACATTTCATTAGGAATAAgtaaagaaattaatatttgaaaaaaatcttacgTGAATCTGTAATATGTACGTAACCCTTGTTGTTACCAGGTGAAGGTGATGAGATATCAGGATGAGTTGGAGGTTGGGAAAAGAAGCCGCAAGTCCGGCATGTCTTTGTCAGAACAGGTGGAACACCACAGGAAAAAATTACTGTCAAAGGTGCTTGATTCTAGATTTTTCTGTTAATTGATTGTTAGAGCAGCTTTCAATTTAATAAGATACAGAAATAAACACTTTACTAAAGATTTTCAGGAAGTATCTCTTTGCTTTGTCAAATTTTTAGTTGTGAACTTTTCATGCCTTAAATGTTTCACCACTtttgtactattttattcaatgGCAGAATCTACCCCAcaagaatgtatttaaaaagtgtaaacCATTCTTACATTGAAATCAGGTATTTTTGTGTATGTTTACAGGAGTTTTCAGATTCACCAAATCGAGACTCTAGGAAGCGGCACAGATCTGGTACCCCACCATCTCGCCAAGAAGACAGGTATCGCTATGATGACAGCCCAAAACGAAAAAGAGCTAAAAGGTAGGGCAACTTTTGTCAGAAGTTCAGATTAACACTGGCACtcttaataaaattaatgatttcCTTGCACAAACTTCTGGAAAGGTCTTGAGCATAAATGACTTAAAGTAGCTTATTACAATAAGTCAAAATACGTACCGGTactgtaaaatcatttatatttgtggGCTGAAATTTCATGGTTTTTCGAAAAAGGACAATTTCATAGGTACTTGTATTTGCggattttcatatatttttttgggagagaaaaaaacactgatTAATCGAAACTGTGATTCTAAATTGTCTGCAAAATCATCACGGGCATTATTATTCATGTTAATGTGAAGCtcatatcatttcaatatttatttcaactttttttcattcaataaatttaCGTTCACTTGTTATATGTGCATAATTAATGCAGCTCagaaataatcaataaaatatttgttacaagAAATAAAGTCAAATGGCGACGATCAAACACACAAGGTTaataatcagaatgtttttgtGCCGCACAGGAGGTTTACAATcagcttgttttaatgttctggcaatgtcatacaaaaaactGAATGCAAGTACTAATAATTGACTTATCTTTCATTATCATTGaggtaaaataatatatgatgtaaaacattttaatagtgATATAAGCTATGATTTAGGTACTTACAAGTTGTATACTGTGACCATGTATATTCATGTGAACATTAATGTCCCGctaattttgattatttcacAGTATTTAGATTTgcttatgataaaataattaaagtgaaTTGTGATAAGCATCAAGATAAATCCTATTTAAAATCTACAAACTCTTAAACAAGCAACTATTAttctatttcagaaaaaaaatcaaatagtgaACTTACAATCCTGTAATAATTTCAAGGATATTGGGGcttgatttaaaaaagataaatacatatatttatcatgCATACCGGTTATCAGCAGTTCGTTTGAAATAGTATGACCCTCCATTATCAACTTATTTTCACTGTAAAACCatagttttaatttttgaatcGAGATATGGAGATTAACAGTCAATGCAAACTGTTTCTGCATCACATtatctgttttatgttttttcagTCCAAAGAGGTCGCGGAAGTCAAGaactaggtcaaggtcaccatacagaaggtcaaggtcacgcaGCCCGAGTCGACAGAGGCGGAAATCCAAGAAGAGCAAACATAGAGATTAACCCAATTATTCATCACTGTCATACTGCTGTCATTTGTACATATAGCATACATGTGTTAATATAGAATTTTGTCTGGAAAATGTTTAAAGAGACTTCCATTGCGTTGTGAATGTTTTTCACAGTTACATAATACtgtttgttttgaagaatgatTGTAAATTAGAATTTATCAAACATTGTTAGGCAATAAAAACTCTTGACTTCAGAACTAGACATTTTATTTAAGGCTAGGCACTATAAGATTtaactcacaaaatgaaaattttcaaatattaggCAATTCTAAAACAACAATGAATTTTGATTCTACTTAAAAGCCTGCATGTCATATGCATCTTGTTGGCAGTTTACCAGTAAAACATTTTGCTCAGTGCTCTTGTATCTCAATGTTTTGTGATGaaattattgtcaaatataATAAAGGTGACTTGCATGAGTCATTAAACTATTGAAATGATGTCTTTGGTTGCTTTGATTAAATAATGTATGTGAGTCCAAGAACAATGGAGATAAGTTACTGTGACTCTGACACCTCATGAAGCATTGCAGATTTGGGTTTAAGCTCACCAGAGCAAAGTGCTCAATGTCAGCTAATTTGACAGGGTGATTGTCCGACATCCAGTGTAACATTTTCATTACAACTCCTTAACCACAGgttcaatttcaacaaaaccAGATCACTGAAACAGCTAGCccaatttcacagaaatgttccttagtTGACCCTGAATCAAGTTCCTTGACCCATGTTGATTTGAAAGGAAACCATGGCCGCCAGGAGGCCGGGCTACTTTTCACTTTGTCtttatggaaaactttgaaaatcttctcatCAGAATCTGCAggcttgattttaaaataactaataacagGAATGTTTGTTAGGTGACCctctatcaaattccttcatgttgattcgtaaaaaaaaaatggctgcCAGGTGTGAGGCTGCTTTACAATATGTCTAAAtcgaaaactttgaaaatctcaTGAGAAACCATTTACCAGATGGTAAAAACAATTTCACAGGAATGTGTTTTAGGTAAATcttgtatcatttttttttctttatatcttttaatgattgttacaaaattttataattataataaagactttattataattataaaattttgtaaCAATCATTGCAGATATCAACTCGAAACTTCATAAAACTTTTCACCGTTACAATGTGAGAGTCATACCATTCGTAactttttaacaaatacatattgtCCATGTTTTTATACGCATGTGGCATAATTTTTaaaccctttgtccaatcagaTAGGGATACAGGGCCATCGTGGCACTTTGGTTTGAGGAGGTTTTTAGTTTGATCCCACCACTTTCTCGTGGCCTCTCAAAAGGAGATCAGGAAACAGACTTGAGAGTGATTCATGTCAGCTTTCAGCTGTTTTCACAAGCAGCTAAAATAGATAGGTACAAACTATAATACATGAGACATCATAACATTAAACACCTGTTTGGGCTTCATTTTTTGCACTTACTATGATAGCTATACTCTTTAAGtgtaataaaacatcatatttactaaattacgttcatatttaatattgcattaataatgcataatattgaaaatgattacaTATGCTTAAGTGCATACCACACAACCATAAGAATCTTTGTTCACCTTATCAACAGCTACTGATCAATGAAAAACATGGCGTTGACATACAATTTCTGATTGTGTTGTCATTTTGAGGGTGTTTCATGTATTACTTCACATCTAAGACAAAAGGCAACTCGGATAACATTCCGTGCTATTGTTTTAAGAAGAATACCATAAAAATTAGTTTGACTAATCTGTGAAACTGCCTTATCTTTTATAAGCATGAAAACTAATTCAATTAGTGAACATGCTAGCCATCTCATGTTTGGTCAATTAGTGAACGTGTTAGCCATGTTGTGTTCGGTCAATTAGTGAACATATTAGCCATTTCATGTTCGGTCAATTAGTGAGCATATTAGCCATTTCATGTTCGGTCAATTAGTGAGCATATTAG encodes the following:
- the LOC128219849 gene encoding U2 snRNP-associated SURP motif-containing protein-like isoform X1; translation: MMLGKKGLSKREQEELRKKQDQVEAAAVYEDFVASFAESSKQGKAWVKGEVVNAADKGARSDKGRLYKPTSKLAELAATFTSSRSLKEEEREKTKINFKKKTEEKKKSNLEMFKEELKRIQEEREERHKFKHAIRGGGMGGLNDLMGGIAEFPETDGERKSRFEPELDLSSSTSSGLGMYDLTSDETSTNIYISSINPKMTEKQLMELFGRFGPLASVKIMWPRTDEEKSRGRNCGFVAFMNRNDGERALKHLKGREIGGFEMKLGWGKPVQIPPHPVYIPPALAELTQPPPPSGLPFNAQPQNPRRFGNVPPTASEPEEMNKTLSKAVVKVVIPTERNLLCVIHRMVEFVVREGPMFEAMIMNREINNPMFKFLFDNQSPAHVYYRWKLFSILNGDQPYKWRLEEFRMFKSGSYWKPPPLNPYTQGMPEELVDPGDLDVIPEDQIPDNPYDAVQKGKLTDSQRDRLEDILRDLSPERPKVGEAMVWCLDHADSAEEVVECISEALSILQTPIPKKIARLFLVSDILFNSSAKVPNASFYRRQFQKKLPEIFRDVHEAYDNIDSRLKAEQFKQKVMLCFRAWEDWAIYPNDYLINLQNIFLGLVPKQQATQREPPSPNADFDGDPLPDPDFDGIPLIPGELAIGQPAVREPERREDFDGMPLGEDLDGEPLGEADLDGRPLPMEEEPPKKKEPVTAKFTKSKWESVDETELEAQAMTTSKWDLLGEDENKQGNEEDIDGQPIDDDLDGEEMSEGEYGGDDSKSDMSYGTPRHSQQHEMTEERRKKLREIEVKVMRYQDELEVGKRSRKSGMSLSEQVEHHRKKLLSKEFSDSPNRDSRKRHRSGTPPSRQEDRYRYDDSPKRKRAKSPKRSRKSRTRSRSPYRRSRSRSPSRQRRKSKKSKHRD
- the LOC128219849 gene encoding U2 snRNP-associated SURP motif-containing protein-like isoform X2, yielding MMLGKKGLSKREQEELRKKQDQVEAAAVYEDFVASFAESSKQGKAWVKGEVVNAADKGARSDKGRLYKPTSKLAELAATFTSSRSLKEEEREKTKINFKKKTEEKKKSNLEMFKEELKRIQEEREERHKFKHAIRGGGMGGLNDLMGGIAEFPETDGERKSRFEPELDLSSSTSSGLGMYDLTSDETSTNIYISSINPKMTEKQLMELFGRFGPLASVKIMWPRTDEEKSRGRNCGFVAFMNRNDGERALKHLKGREIGGFEMKLGWGKPVQIPPHPVYIPPALAELTQPPPPSGLPFNAQPQNPRRFGNVPPTASEPEEMNKTLSKAVVKVVIPTERNLLCVIHRMVEFVVREGPMFEAMIMNREINNPMFKFLFDNQSPAHVYYRWKLFSILNGDQPYKWRLEEFRMFKSGSYWKPPPLNPYTQGMPEELVDPGDLDVIPEDQIPDNPYDAVQKGKLTDSQRDRLEDILRDLSPERPKVGEAMVWCLDHADSAEEVVECISEALSILQTPIPKKIARLFLVSDILFNSSAKVPNASFYRRQFQKKLPEIFRDVHEAYDNIDSRLKAEQFKQKVMLCFRAWEDWAIYPNDYLINLQNIFLGLVPKQATQREPPSPNADFDGDPLPDPDFDGIPLIPGELAIGQPAVREPERREDFDGMPLGEDLDGEPLGEADLDGRPLPMEEEPPKKKEPVTAKFTKSKWESVDETELEAQAMTTSKWDLLGEDENKQGNEEDIDGQPIDDDLDGEEMSEGEYGGDDSKSDMSYGTPRHSQQHEMTEERRKKLREIEVKVMRYQDELEVGKRSRKSGMSLSEQVEHHRKKLLSKEFSDSPNRDSRKRHRSGTPPSRQEDRYRYDDSPKRKRAKSPKRSRKSRTRSRSPYRRSRSRSPSRQRRKSKKSKHRD